TGGCCTGGCGGGAGAGCCGCTTCGCGCGCCGGCGGCTCCTCCTCTTCCTTTCCTCGATCTCCCTCGGCGTGGCGGCGCTGGTGGCCACGCAGTCGTTCGCGGCCAACCTGGCGGCGGGGGTGCGCGACCAGTCGCGCGCGCTGCTGGGCGCGGACGTGGCCTTCTCCAGCAACCGCGCCTTCGGGCGGCGCGCGGAGGCGCTGCTCGACTCGCTCCGGCGCGCGCGCGTCCCCGTCGCCCGCGTCACCTCGTTCGGCTCGATGGCGCTGGTGGAGCGCACGGGGGGGACGCGGCTGGCGCAGGTGCGCGCGGTGGAGCCGGGCTACCCCTTCTACGGCGAGATCGTGACCGCGCCCGCGGGGGGCTGGCGCACCCTGCACGGGGGACGCAACGCGCTGCTGGACCCGGCGCTGCTCACCGCGCTCGGCGCCCGCGTGGGCGACTCGGTGTCGGTCGGCGAGGCGCGCTTCCGTGTCGCGGGGACGCTGGAGAAGGTGCCGGGCGACGTGAACGTGGCGGCGCTCTTCGCCCCGCGGCTGGTGATCCCGGCGCGCTACGTGGGCGAAACGCGGCTGATCCGCTTCGGCAGCCGGGTGGAGTACGAGGCGTACGTGCGCCTCCCGCGGGCGGACGCGGCGCAGCGGCTGGTGGACGCGCACCGGCCGGCGCTGCGCCGCGAGCGGGTGGGGGTGCGGACGGCGGGCGAGCAGCAGCGCGACCTGGACGAGGCGCTGGGCCGACTGGGCTCGTTCCTGGGGCTGGTGGGCACCTTCGCGCTGCTGCTGGGCGGGATCGGGGTGGCGAGCGCGATGGGCGCGTACATGGCCCAGAAGCGCGAGACGGTGGCCACGCTGCGCTGCTTGGGCGCCACCGCCCCGCAGGTGATCGCCGTCTACCTCCTGCAGGCGGGGGCGATGGGGCTCGCGGGGGCAGCGCTCGGCGCGCTCGGCGGCGTCGCCGTGCAATGGATCCTGCCGCGGCTGCTGGCGGACCTGCTCCCGGTGGACGTCAGCACGACCGTCGATCCGCTGGCGGTGGCGACCGGGGTCGGCGTGGGCGTGTGGGTGGCGCTCGCCTTCGCGCTGCTGCCGCTGCTGGCGACGCGGCGCGTCTCGCCGCTGGAGGCGCTGCGCCGGCGGGTGGAGGCGGCCGGGCGCGCGGGGCGCGACCCGTGGACGCTGGGCGCGTGGCTCCTCCTCTTCGCCAGCGTCGCGGCGCTGGTGGTGCTGCAGGCGGGCGAGGCGGCGACGGGGATCGGCTTCGTGGCGGGGATCGGCGCGACGCTGCTGGCGCTGTGGGCGGCGGCCTGGCTGGTGACGCGCGCGGTGCGCCGGGCGCGGACGGCGGGGCTGCCGTACCCGGCCCGGCAGGGCGTGGCCAACCTGCACCGGCCGGGGAACCAGACGCGCGTGGTGGTGCTCGCCCTCGGCTTCGGCGTGTTCCTGCTGGCGACGCTCTATCTCGCGCAGCACAACCTGCTGCGCCCCCTGCGGATCAACGCGGCCCAGACGCGGGCCGACCTCCTCCTCTTCGACGTGCAGGAGCAGCAGGAGGCGGGCGTCGCCGGCGCGCTGGCCGCCGAGCGGGTCCAGGTGCTCCAGCGCGCGCCGATCGTCCCCATGCGCATCCACTCGATCAACGGGAAGACGGCCGCGCAGCTCGTCCCGCTCGCGCCGGAAGCGGACACGGCCGAGGCGGGAGATCAGGCTCCTTCCGGGCGCGAGGGGCGGCCG
This region of Longimicrobium sp. genomic DNA includes:
- a CDS encoding FtsX-like permease family protein, with amino-acid sequence MTRSGPLLALAWRESRFARRRLLLFLSSISLGVAALVATQSFAANLAAGVRDQSRALLGADVAFSSNRAFGRRAEALLDSLRRARVPVARVTSFGSMALVERTGGTRLAQVRAVEPGYPFYGEIVTAPAGGWRTLHGGRNALLDPALLTALGARVGDSVSVGEARFRVAGTLEKVPGDVNVAALFAPRLVIPARYVGETRLIRFGSRVEYEAYVRLPRADAAQRLVDAHRPALRRERVGVRTAGEQQRDLDEALGRLGSFLGLVGTFALLLGGIGVASAMGAYMAQKRETVATLRCLGATAPQVIAVYLLQAGAMGLAGAALGALGGVAVQWILPRLLADLLPVDVSTTVDPLAVATGVGVGVWVALAFALLPLLATRRVSPLEALRRRVEAAGRAGRDPWTLGAWLLLFASVAALVVLQAGEAATGIGFVAGIGATLLALWAAAWLVTRAVRRARTAGLPYPARQGVANLHRPGNQTRVVVLALGFGVFLLATLYLAQHNLLRPLRINAAQTRADLLLFDVQEQQEAGVAGALAAERVQVLQRAPIVPMRIHSINGKTAAQLVPLAPEADTAEAGDQAPSGREGRPERDGDRDGERRGPEGWAVRREYRSTFRDTLVGSERMLEGGLWRPGGGGSRGGRPAEVSLDVAIAEDLAVGLGDTITWDVQGVRIPTRVTSIREVDWRRLEPNFFAVFPTSVLAGAPQTWVLLARSPGAAARARVQRDVVARWSNVAILDLTQVQAAVDEVLGRVAAVIRFLAAFSVATGFVVLLGAVLTSRLQRIRESVLLRTLGATRRQIGAILLAEYLALGLLASLAGVLLATAAGWALSKWVFEVDFAVPVSPLLVLAAAVTALAGAVGLWASREVFRHTPLEALREE